In Selenomonas sp. TAMA-11512, a genomic segment contains:
- a CDS encoding ABC transporter ATP-binding protein: MALRAEHITVELGGKEVLRDVSHTFRKGVRTAILGPNGAGKSTFLRAIAGLQKIRTGTIYLDDTDIHDLPRHILAQRMAILSQGLFAPADVDVRSLVDYGRSPYRRWYRPEDKERDKSAVEKAITACQLEAMADRPVASLSGGERQRAWLAMALAQEPEILLLDEPTTYLDIAHQLEVMEIIARLHRDCALTVIMVLHDIQHAAAYADEVVCIKDQGLYQAGPPSEVLTIDTLRTIYGVEVEPFTNARGDTILAPIGLLR, translated from the coding sequence ATGGCGCTTCGAGCTGAGCATATCACGGTTGAGCTGGGCGGAAAAGAAGTCTTACGAGATGTCAGTCATACTTTTCGCAAAGGCGTTCGCACAGCCATCTTAGGTCCGAATGGCGCCGGTAAATCGACATTTCTGCGGGCGATTGCAGGTCTCCAAAAGATACGTACAGGAACGATATACCTTGATGATACAGATATACATGATTTACCTCGACATATACTGGCACAGCGAATGGCAATCCTCTCACAAGGACTTTTTGCGCCAGCTGATGTGGACGTGCGTTCTCTCGTCGATTATGGAAGGTCTCCGTATCGACGCTGGTATCGCCCGGAGGACAAAGAGAGAGATAAAAGCGCTGTCGAAAAGGCAATCACAGCTTGTCAGCTTGAAGCGATGGCAGATCGCCCGGTCGCCTCGCTCTCCGGCGGAGAGCGGCAGCGCGCATGGCTTGCAATGGCATTGGCACAGGAGCCGGAGATTCTCTTACTTGACGAGCCGACCACATATCTCGATATCGCGCATCAGCTGGAAGTCATGGAGATCATAGCAAGACTTCATAGAGATTGTGCACTCACTGTCATCATGGTACTGCATGATATTCAGCATGCAGCCGCATACGCGGATGAAGTCGTCTGCATCAAAGACCAAGGTTTATATCAGGCAGGTCCGCCATCCGAGGTTCTGACGATAGACACGCTGCGCACTATCTACGGTGTAGAGGTGGAGCCGTTTACAAATGCAAGGGGTGATACAATCCTTGCTCCGATAGGCCTGTTACGATGA
- a CDS encoding methylmalonyl-CoA mutase family protein → MTMREEKAEELDLMAMLRKADAEESFPDVPLDEFIPPTFEEWKEACEALLKGAPFEKKMFTKTYEGITFDPMYFRKDTEDILPKASFPGMDDFLRGARVNGYIEKPWGIAQACDETLPSENNKLLKEEASKGSTIYHIRLDRATRENKGINDEAVVIGDEGTSLSTLDDVHTLLAELDLEKRPLLLYAGASALPLLSMAAAALEADGRDVAKLRGIFGADPLGELVERGENYASLDVLYDEMAEVSKWSVKNAPKLRTVFVRSDVYSRGGANDVQEVAAVLATAVTYLRALMDRGLTIDEAAGQIAFGLSMGVNFFLQIAKLRALRPLWANIIKAFGGSEDAQRIHVHGRPASFFNTIYDPYVNMLRNTTEIFSGVVGGIDSYENAPFDEPIRKGDAFSRRIARNVQIMLQEEFGLLQPIDPAGGSWAVETLTKQMKERIWESFQSIEAKGGITELLKDGSWQSAIGEILSARFKAAELRRDRIVGNNMYPNMTEELLDPRTEDPEELKKAREDAILAYLSDIDEEYKLEKLADFRKYKGVGEAIFAAKAGATLVELRAVLLENAAVSEKINAILPHRWSERFEALRKRTETYSKTHDGDNVKVFLANMGPIPQHKARADFTTGFLQVGGFQVLLNDGFQTTDDAAAAAKESGADVCVICSTDATYPEIVPEIAPKLKAALPAATIYLAGAAPKELEPVYREAGVDDFISVRANCYQILDFLQKKKGMVE, encoded by the coding sequence ATGACGATGCGCGAGGAGAAAGCGGAAGAGCTGGATCTCATGGCGATGCTGAGAAAAGCCGATGCCGAAGAGAGTTTTCCGGATGTCCCCTTGGATGAGTTCATCCCGCCAACGTTCGAGGAGTGGAAGGAAGCCTGTGAGGCACTTCTGAAGGGCGCGCCCTTTGAGAAGAAGATGTTCACAAAGACATACGAGGGCATCACCTTTGATCCGATGTACTTCCGCAAGGATACGGAGGATATATTGCCAAAAGCATCTTTTCCGGGCATGGATGATTTCCTGCGTGGCGCAAGGGTAAACGGCTACATTGAAAAGCCTTGGGGAATTGCACAGGCTTGTGACGAGACCTTGCCGAGTGAAAACAACAAGCTATTGAAAGAAGAGGCGTCAAAGGGATCGACAATTTACCATATTCGCCTCGATCGTGCGACGAGAGAGAATAAAGGAATAAACGACGAGGCTGTTGTCATCGGCGACGAAGGGACGAGCCTGTCGACACTCGATGATGTCCATACGCTCCTCGCGGAGCTCGACCTGGAGAAGCGTCCCCTCCTGCTCTATGCAGGGGCTTCGGCATTGCCGCTCCTATCGATGGCTGCGGCCGCCTTGGAAGCCGACGGGCGTGATGTTGCAAAGCTCCGCGGCATATTCGGTGCAGACCCCTTAGGAGAACTTGTCGAACGAGGCGAGAACTATGCTTCTCTCGATGTACTCTATGATGAAATGGCAGAGGTTTCAAAGTGGTCTGTGAAAAATGCTCCCAAGCTTCGTACGGTATTTGTTCGCAGCGACGTCTATAGCCGCGGTGGAGCAAATGATGTGCAGGAGGTTGCAGCTGTCCTTGCAACTGCCGTCACCTATTTGCGTGCGCTCATGGATCGAGGTCTTACGATTGATGAAGCGGCCGGCCAGATTGCGTTCGGACTCTCGATGGGTGTCAACTTCTTCCTGCAGATAGCGAAGCTACGTGCGCTTCGGCCGCTTTGGGCAAATATCATCAAGGCCTTTGGAGGCTCGGAGGATGCTCAGCGCATCCATGTACACGGGCGTCCGGCATCGTTCTTTAACACGATTTATGATCCTTATGTCAATATGCTTCGAAACACAACGGAGATTTTTTCCGGCGTAGTCGGCGGTATTGATTCCTATGAGAATGCCCCGTTTGATGAGCCGATCCGCAAGGGAGATGCTTTTTCTCGCCGCATCGCTCGAAATGTACAAATTATGCTGCAAGAAGAGTTCGGACTGCTTCAGCCGATTGATCCGGCGGGCGGCTCATGGGCGGTTGAGACACTGACAAAGCAGATGAAGGAGCGAATTTGGGAAAGCTTTCAGTCCATTGAGGCAAAGGGCGGCATCACAGAGTTGTTAAAAGACGGCTCGTGGCAAAGTGCGATCGGCGAAATTTTATCGGCACGATTTAAGGCGGCGGAACTTCGCCGGGATCGTATCGTCGGAAACAATATGTACCCCAATATGACGGAAGAACTCCTTGATCCCCGCACAGAGGACCCTGAGGAGCTCAAGAAGGCGCGAGAGGATGCCATTCTTGCGTATCTTTCAGACATTGACGAAGAGTACAAGCTTGAGAAACTCGCTGACTTTAGGAAATACAAAGGCGTCGGTGAGGCAATCTTTGCCGCCAAGGCAGGTGCGACGCTTGTCGAACTGCGCGCAGTGCTCCTCGAAAACGCAGCCGTATCTGAGAAAATTAACGCCATTCTGCCACACCGCTGGAGTGAGCGTTTTGAGGCTCTTCGTAAGCGTACGGAAACCTATAGCAAGACGCACGACGGCGATAACGTCAAAGTCTTTCTCGCCAACATGGGACCCATTCCGCAGCATAAGGCTAGAGCGGACTTTACGACTGGATTCTTGCAGGTTGGCGGATTCCAGGTGCTGTTAAACGACGGTTTTCAGACGACGGATGATGCAGCGGCAGCTGCAAAAGAGTCGGGTGCCGATGTCTGCGTCATTTGTTCGACCGATGCGACGTATCCGGAGATTGTGCCCGAGATTGCACCAAAGCTCAAGGCAGCTTTACCGGCTGCGACGATCTATTTGGCAGGTGCTGCGCCAAAAGAGCTTGAGCCTGTCTACCGAGAGGCCGGTGTAGACGATTTTATCTCTGTGCGTGCAAACTGTTATCAGATCCTTGATTTTCTCCAGAAGAAGAAAGGCATGGTAGAGTGA
- the nhaA gene encoding Na+/H+ antiporter NhaA yields the protein MIERKSLIRQKIAIALGPIQAFFRYEASSGILLLFFAVLAMILANSPWAESYESVLALKLPFAPAEYHLDLSVLHLVNDGLMAIFFFVIGLEIKREFFFGELQSLSATILPICAALGGMLIPAFIYVIVNAGGAPEAMAGWGIPMATDIAFSLGILAIVAQGVPIAIVIFLTALAIVDDLGAIIVIALFYTSGFSAAALFGGLASLGCAFFVNRKGVKNFIAYLIFGLIAWLFFLNAGIHPTIAGVVLAFAIPIDRHHPERSVLYKIEHALEPWSAYVIMPIFALANAGVRLPGDISALLDPIALGIVLGLCIGKPLGICCMVFLFSRVLRLSLPTSFGRWNVLGSGCLAGIGFTMSLFIASLAFPNPEHLATAKLGIIAASLLSGTLGALVFLLAKGRSSTNETNMQ from the coding sequence ATTATAGAAAGGAAGAGTCTCATTCGACAGAAAATAGCCATTGCACTGGGGCCCATCCAAGCATTTTTCCGATATGAAGCATCAAGTGGTATACTGTTGCTCTTTTTTGCCGTGCTTGCCATGATTTTGGCCAACAGCCCATGGGCGGAAAGCTATGAATCGGTGCTCGCCCTTAAGCTGCCGTTTGCTCCTGCTGAATACCATCTCGATCTGAGTGTGCTGCACTTGGTCAATGACGGACTCATGGCAATTTTCTTTTTTGTCATCGGTCTTGAGATCAAGCGAGAGTTTTTCTTTGGCGAGCTGCAGTCGTTGTCAGCGACGATTTTGCCCATCTGTGCTGCTTTGGGCGGCATGCTTATACCTGCTTTTATCTACGTTATTGTCAATGCCGGGGGAGCACCTGAAGCGATGGCCGGTTGGGGAATCCCGATGGCGACGGACATCGCATTCTCGCTCGGTATCCTTGCTATTGTAGCGCAGGGTGTACCCATTGCCATTGTCATCTTCTTGACGGCGCTTGCCATCGTCGACGATCTGGGTGCCATCATCGTCATTGCACTCTTCTATACAAGCGGATTTTCGGCAGCAGCGCTTTTCGGAGGCCTTGCATCCTTGGGATGTGCATTCTTTGTCAATCGAAAGGGAGTGAAAAACTTTATAGCGTATCTCATTTTTGGACTCATCGCTTGGCTCTTTTTTCTAAACGCCGGGATCCATCCAACGATTGCGGGTGTCGTACTTGCCTTCGCTATCCCGATTGATCGTCACCATCCTGAAAGATCTGTGCTCTACAAGATCGAGCATGCCTTGGAGCCGTGGTCGGCATATGTCATTATGCCGATCTTTGCGTTAGCCAATGCGGGCGTTCGCTTGCCAGGAGACATTTCGGCACTCCTTGACCCTATTGCTCTCGGCATTGTGCTCGGACTGTGCATTGGAAAACCCTTGGGCATCTGCTGCATGGTATTTTTGTTCAGTCGCGTCCTGCGCCTTTCATTGCCGACTTCCTTTGGCCGGTGGAACGTCCTCGGATCAGGATGTCTTGCCGGCATCGGTTTTACCATGTCGTTATTCATTGCCTCTTTAGCATTTCCAAACCCGGAGCATCTCGCTACTGCAAAGCTTGGAATTATTGCCGCCTCGCTGCTTTCCGGCACCTTGGGCGCACTCGTCTTTTTGCTGGCAAAGGGGAGAAGCAGTACAAATGAGACGAACATGCAATAG
- a CDS encoding ABC transporter ATP-binding protein encodes MIELSHLTRTFQRKDGSEKVAVSDLSLSIKEGEIFALLGPNGAGKTTTIRMLTMLLTPTSGTITYDGFPLTGNELELKKHLGVVPQHINFDQDLSVEENMQLFARLYRIPPNERMIRIKELLNYVELTDVAKESTRTLSGGMKRRLLIARALLHRPSILVLDEPTVALDPQVRRLIWSLIRKLASDGAAVLLTTHYIEEAEALASRVAILDHGKCVALATPDAIKHMTNSETLEDAFIALTGKRGNF; translated from the coding sequence TTGATTGAACTGTCTCATCTGACACGTACATTTCAAAGAAAAGACGGCAGTGAAAAAGTCGCCGTCTCCGACCTCTCTCTCTCGATAAAAGAAGGCGAAATCTTTGCACTTCTAGGGCCTAACGGTGCAGGTAAGACAACAACAATCCGCATGCTTACAATGCTTCTCACACCCACCTCGGGCACCATTACTTACGATGGTTTTCCGCTTACAGGCAACGAGCTTGAACTCAAAAAGCATCTTGGCGTTGTACCGCAGCACATCAATTTTGATCAAGATCTGTCCGTCGAGGAGAATATGCAGCTCTTTGCACGGCTCTATCGCATTCCACCAAATGAACGTATGATCCGTATCAAAGAACTGCTCAACTACGTTGAACTCACGGACGTCGCCAAAGAAAGTACGAGGACACTTTCCGGAGGTATGAAACGTCGACTGCTCATTGCCCGTGCACTGCTTCATCGCCCTTCCATACTTGTGCTTGACGAACCGACGGTCGCTCTCGACCCACAGGTCCGCCGCCTCATCTGGTCGCTCATTCGCAAGCTGGCATCGGACGGCGCAGCAGTACTTCTTACCACACATTACATCGAGGAGGCGGAGGCTCTTGCATCGCGTGTTGCTATCCTGGACCACGGCAAATGTGTCGCGCTTGCCACTCCCGATGCCATTAAGCATATGACAAATAGCGAAACGCTCGAAGATGCCTTCATCGCATTGACGGGAAAGCGAGGTAATTTCTGA
- the cobI gene encoding precorrin-2 C(20)-methyltransferase — translation MQGTFYGIGVGPGDPELLTVKAVRAMEAADVIIAPKTEKKEGSVALTIAKPYLKENIEIVYQVFPMVKHFQENESDSWDKNKDEILMLLEQGKNVVFLTLGDPMFYSTYIYVFRLLKDAGARIDTIPGVPAFCAIASLLGRPIVEGDDILTVIPATAKEEAIRKALESSESVVMMKVYKNFDDMVDLLDANGMAEDAILVSRAGLDDEVRINDIKGAKGLELNYLSTILAAK, via the coding sequence ATGCAAGGCACTTTTTACGGAATCGGTGTGGGACCGGGTGATCCGGAGCTCTTGACGGTAAAGGCCGTTCGTGCCATGGAGGCAGCAGATGTCATCATTGCGCCAAAGACGGAGAAAAAAGAAGGATCCGTGGCGCTTACTATTGCGAAACCTTATCTTAAAGAAAACATAGAGATTGTCTATCAGGTATTTCCGATGGTCAAGCACTTCCAAGAAAACGAGTCGGATTCTTGGGATAAGAATAAGGACGAGATTTTAATGCTTCTGGAGCAGGGGAAAAATGTCGTCTTTTTGACGCTTGGAGATCCGATGTTTTACAGCACGTATATCTATGTGTTTCGACTGCTGAAAGATGCAGGAGCCCGCATTGATACAATTCCCGGTGTGCCTGCCTTCTGTGCGATTGCAAGTCTTCTGGGGAGACCTATCGTCGAGGGCGATGACATATTGACTGTCATCCCTGCGACTGCGAAGGAAGAGGCGATAAGGAAGGCCCTTGAATCATCCGAAAGCGTTGTTATGATGAAGGTCTACAAAAACTTTGACGACATGGTGGATTTGCTGGATGCGAACGGTATGGCAGAGGATGCGATCCTCGTCTCTCGTGCAGGACTGGATGATGAAGTTCGAATCAATGATATTAAAGGTGCTAAAGGACTGGAACTCAACTATCTATCTACGATTTTAGCTGCGAAATGA
- a CDS encoding sirohydrochlorin cobaltochelatase: MKKWKKQLLCTLAVSAMAFSLSPQMDAEAAYSLSDEVTTATPALLNATQIGVLEGGNTDLSKLPNKDAILVMSFGTTYTDTRAATIGATVKRIEAQHPGVKVVTAFTSHIIIDRIKKNEGITYPTPEEALAQLKAEGYTRVAMTSLNVIPGMEYDYNRAVFHLYKNNFKKLTLGTPLIYWQGQEDQADDVTEALKAISTQFPKTGKKDAILLMNHGTPHPSNAYYSVMQARLAEMGMDNVYIYTVEGWPSLETIIPKLHEKGIKNVTLMPMMMVAGDHANNDMAGDEDDSQKSILEKEGFKVSTYLHGLGENKAVRDLFAARAEDSWKALRK; the protein is encoded by the coding sequence ATGAAAAAATGGAAGAAGCAGCTGCTATGTACACTTGCCGTCTCGGCTATGGCGTTTTCTCTTTCGCCGCAGATGGATGCGGAGGCAGCATACAGTCTGTCGGATGAAGTTACGACGGCAACGCCCGCACTCCTCAATGCAACGCAAATCGGTGTGCTGGAAGGAGGCAATACTGACCTCTCCAAGCTTCCCAATAAGGATGCGATTCTTGTCATGAGTTTCGGTACAACATATACGGATACCAGAGCTGCGACCATTGGTGCGACAGTCAAGAGAATCGAGGCACAGCATCCGGGAGTCAAGGTTGTGACGGCGTTTACCTCACATATCATCATTGATCGCATAAAAAAGAATGAGGGAATTACGTATCCGACACCTGAAGAAGCATTAGCGCAGCTTAAGGCAGAGGGCTATACGAGAGTCGCTATGACAAGTCTGAACGTCATTCCGGGTATGGAATACGACTATAATCGTGCTGTCTTCCATTTGTATAAGAACAACTTTAAGAAGTTAACGCTTGGTACGCCGCTCATTTACTGGCAAGGACAGGAAGATCAGGCTGATGATGTCACCGAGGCGCTCAAGGCAATCTCGACACAATTTCCAAAGACCGGGAAAAAAGATGCGATTCTGCTCATGAACCACGGCACGCCGCATCCGTCAAATGCTTACTACTCCGTTATGCAGGCAAGACTTGCTGAAATGGGCATGGACAATGTCTACATCTACACCGTCGAAGGTTGGCCATCCTTGGAAACAATCATTCCAAAGCTCCATGAAAAGGGCATAAAAAACGTCACTCTCATGCCGATGATGATGGTTGCAGGCGATCATGCAAACAATGACATGGCAGGTGACGAAGATGACTCACAGAAGTCTATTCTTGAAAAAGAAGGCTTCAAGGTCTCCACATATCTCCATGGACTTGGTGAGAACAAGGCGGTTCGTGACCTGTTTGCTGCACGTGCCGAGGATAGCTGGAAAGCTCTTCGGAAGTAA
- a CDS encoding ABC transporter permease, with protein MLYDVWTVFWRDWIVLRHHLVKYILSRMVPPLLYLVAFGWGLGRSITVTDGSSYLDFLVPGILALNSMMIAFSSIITVHAERVYHKSLDVYLSAPIHPSAFVLGKLLGASFRSLLSSIIILVLAYISGARLELTPLFLLVLLVNSMIFAAIGFYASMKIDTYAEMGQVNTYILLPMSFLCGTFFSVATLPSAIRMLLELLPLTHTSQLLRTLAGGGDGSPTSYLILLLYAFISFLLAQKAFVDLKR; from the coding sequence ATGCTATACGATGTATGGACTGTGTTCTGGCGCGACTGGATTGTCCTACGACACCATCTTGTGAAGTACATCTTAAGCCGCATGGTACCTCCTCTTCTCTACCTGGTTGCCTTCGGCTGGGGGCTGGGGCGAAGTATCACGGTTACGGACGGCTCAAGCTATCTCGATTTTCTTGTGCCCGGCATCCTTGCACTGAACTCCATGATGATTGCTTTCTCCAGTATCATTACGGTACATGCAGAAAGAGTCTATCACAAGAGTCTGGATGTCTATCTCTCTGCACCGATTCATCCGTCCGCCTTTGTCCTTGGAAAACTTCTCGGCGCCTCTTTCCGCAGTCTTTTATCTTCGATTATCATTCTTGTACTCGCCTATATCTCCGGTGCGCGGCTTGAGCTTACGCCGCTTTTTCTTCTCGTGCTCCTGGTAAACTCCATGATCTTTGCAGCGATTGGCTTCTATGCCTCTATGAAAATCGATACGTATGCGGAGATGGGACAAGTCAATACCTATATCTTGCTGCCGATGTCATTTCTATGCGGCACCTTTTTTTCCGTGGCAACACTTCCGAGCGCCATACGGATGCTGCTCGAACTTCTCCCTCTAACGCACACCAGCCAACTCCTCAGGACGTTGGCTGGTGGTGGGGACGGCAGCCCGACAAGCTATCTCATCCTTCTTCTCTATGCATTTATCAGCTTTTTGCTCGCACAAAAGGCTTTTGTAGACTTGAAGCGATAA
- the meaB gene encoding methylmalonyl Co-A mutase-associated GTPase MeaB: protein MEEKTFTRTQQVKKYTETRPDWVPQNAGEAFTTSVMSGIEGVQDTTVGNINPAILNGTKKSKGKMILSVDDYVKGVAAGDRMVLSRAITLIESNSPRHFKKAQAVLQSLLPRIGKALRIGITGVPGAGKSTMIEAFGNMLCDMGHRVAVLTVDPTSSVTRGSILGDKTRMGSLSRRAEAFIRPSPAGGTLGGVARKSRETMLLCEAAGYDVIIIETVGVGQSETTVRSMVDFFLLVVLTGAGDDLQGIKKGIMELADAIVVNKADGDNLLKAKIARGEYERMIEFIRPATPGWQTHAYLASAIKKTGLKELWQVIQYFQQVTMRKGSFQKRRESQLLDWMHSMIDEHLHNIFFDDPVITGRMPEIKQAVISGTISPTQGVAELVRLFDVERAVSRHATDFFYTGKGT, encoded by the coding sequence ATGGAAGAAAAGACGTTTACAAGGACACAGCAAGTCAAGAAATACACGGAGACGCGCCCCGATTGGGTACCCCAAAATGCGGGTGAAGCTTTTACTACCAGTGTTATGAGCGGAATTGAAGGAGTGCAGGACACGACCGTCGGCAACATCAATCCGGCCATATTAAACGGTACGAAAAAGAGCAAAGGCAAGATGATTCTCTCCGTGGACGACTATGTCAAGGGTGTTGCGGCGGGGGATCGCATGGTGCTTTCTCGGGCAATCACTCTCATTGAAAGCAATAGTCCAAGACATTTCAAAAAGGCTCAAGCTGTCCTCCAATCGCTGCTGCCACGGATAGGAAAAGCTCTTCGCATCGGTATTACAGGCGTGCCCGGTGCCGGTAAATCAACGATGATTGAGGCATTTGGCAATATGCTGTGCGATATGGGGCATCGAGTTGCTGTTCTCACTGTCGACCCGACGAGTTCCGTCACACGCGGATCCATTCTTGGAGATAAGACGCGTATGGGATCGCTCTCCAGACGTGCGGAGGCGTTTATTCGCCCTTCACCGGCAGGGGGAACACTTGGCGGTGTTGCGAGAAAGTCTCGTGAGACGATGCTCCTTTGTGAAGCGGCAGGCTACGATGTCATCATCATTGAAACCGTCGGTGTCGGGCAGTCAGAGACGACCGTTCGATCCATGGTGGATTTCTTCCTGCTCGTTGTCCTGACAGGCGCGGGAGATGATTTACAGGGCATAAAGAAAGGCATTATGGAGCTTGCCGATGCCATCGTAGTCAACAAGGCCGATGGTGATAATCTTCTCAAAGCAAAGATTGCAAGAGGCGAGTACGAGCGCATGATTGAGTTCATTCGGCCTGCAACGCCAGGCTGGCAGACACATGCCTATCTGGCCTCGGCCATCAAGAAGACGGGTCTGAAAGAACTCTGGCAAGTCATTCAATATTTCCAGCAAGTGACAATGAGAAAGGGTTCTTTTCAAAAACGCAGAGAAAGCCAACTTCTCGACTGGATGCACAGTATGATTGATGAGCATCTGCACAACATCTTCTTTGACGATCCCGTCATTACGGGACGTATGCCTGAGATCAAGCAAGCTGTGATTTCCGGGACGATATCGCCGACGCAGGGGGTTGCTGAACTTGTCCGACTCTTCGATGTCGAGCGTGCCGTGTCACGCCATGCGACGGATTTCTTCTATACGGGAAAGGGGACGTGA
- the scpA gene encoding methylmalonyl-CoA mutase: MTYPDLSKLSLEEAPAQEESMWRTRLEKATGMSYDSLITRTMEKIPVKPFYNHDEYDHMNHLEFASGIPPCLRGPYSTMYVFRPWTVRQYAGFSTAEESNAFYRRNLAAGQKGLSIAFDLPTHRGYDADNPRVLGDVGKAGVSVCSMLDMNILFSGIPLDQMSVSMTMNGAVLPILSFFIQSGIEQGVDKKVLAGTIQNDILKEFMVRNTYIYPPDMSMRIIGDIFEYTTKYMPKFNSISISGYHMQEAGAPADIELGYTLADGLEYIRTGIKAGLPVDAFAKRLSFFWAIGKNYFMEVAKMRAARVLWAKIVKSFGAQDPKSMALRTHSQTSGWSLTAQDPFNNIARTAMEAMGAALGHTQSLHTNALDEAIALPTDFSARIARNTQLYIQDETSVCKIIDPWGGSYYVEALTNEIIRRSWAHIQEVEHLGGMAKAISTGLPKMRIEEAAARRQARIDSGNETIVGLNKFRLDKEDPLEILAIDNTAVRNSQIERLEKLRAERNEDDVHRALEAITKAAESRDNGNLLECAVEAARVRCSLGEISDAVEKVSGRFQAVIHTISGVYSSEFTDKTELDKARGLADDFEKLTGRRPRIFVAKMGQDGHDRGQKVIASSFADMGWDVDVGPLFQTPEETAQDAVDNDVHMVGFSSLAAGHNTLLPQLVQELAKRGREDIMVAIGGVIPVQDYDCLYEGGAVAIFAPGTNIPEAGIKLLKLLIARAKEEIEE, encoded by the coding sequence ATGACATATCCAGACTTATCAAAACTATCCTTAGAGGAAGCTCCGGCACAGGAAGAGTCGATGTGGAGAACGCGTCTCGAAAAGGCGACGGGCATGAGCTATGATTCTCTTATCACTCGCACGATGGAGAAAATTCCCGTCAAACCGTTCTATAATCATGACGAATACGATCACATGAACCACCTTGAGTTCGCCAGCGGTATACCGCCTTGTCTGCGGGGCCCTTACTCGACCATGTATGTGTTTCGTCCGTGGACGGTTCGACAGTATGCCGGTTTTTCCACCGCAGAAGAGTCCAACGCATTTTATCGACGCAACCTTGCCGCCGGGCAAAAGGGTCTGTCGATTGCCTTCGACCTGCCGACGCATCGCGGCTACGATGCAGACAATCCCCGCGTGCTGGGCGATGTCGGCAAGGCAGGTGTTTCTGTTTGCTCCATGCTGGATATGAACATTCTCTTTTCGGGCATTCCGCTCGATCAGATGTCGGTTTCAATGACGATGAATGGAGCGGTATTGCCGATTCTTTCCTTCTTTATTCAGTCGGGAATCGAGCAGGGAGTCGATAAAAAGGTTTTAGCGGGAACGATTCAGAACGACATTCTTAAAGAGTTTATGGTTCGCAATACCTACATATACCCACCGGATATGTCAATGCGTATCATTGGAGATATCTTCGAGTATACGACAAAGTACATGCCGAAGTTCAATTCCATCTCCATCTCCGGATATCATATGCAGGAGGCCGGTGCGCCGGCGGATATTGAACTCGGGTATACACTTGCCGACGGACTCGAATATATACGTACAGGCATTAAAGCGGGGCTTCCTGTCGATGCCTTTGCAAAACGTCTTTCGTTCTTCTGGGCGATCGGTAAGAACTACTTTATGGAAGTTGCAAAAATGCGTGCGGCCCGTGTCCTTTGGGCTAAAATCGTCAAGTCCTTTGGTGCGCAAGACCCGAAGTCCATGGCTCTTCGAACACATTCACAGACCTCCGGTTGGTCGCTTACAGCGCAGGATCCATTCAATAATATCGCCCGCACGGCGATGGAGGCAATGGGTGCGGCGCTCGGTCACACGCAGAGCCTGCATACGAATGCGTTGGATGAGGCCATCGCGCTTCCGACGGACTTCTCGGCGCGTATCGCACGCAATACGCAGCTTTATATCCAAGACGAGACGAGTGTCTGCAAGATTATTGATCCATGGGGCGGATCTTACTATGTAGAAGCTCTGACGAATGAGATCATCCGACGTTCCTGGGCACATATCCAAGAGGTTGAGCACCTCGGAGGTATGGCAAAGGCAATTTCAACAGGACTGCCGAAGATGCGCATTGAAGAGGCGGCCGCTCGTCGTCAAGCGCGTATTGATTCGGGGAATGAGACCATTGTGGGTCTTAATAAGTTCCGGCTTGATAAGGAAGATCCGCTCGAAATTCTGGCGATTGACAACACTGCTGTTCGCAACTCACAGATCGAACGTCTTGAAAAGCTTCGTGCAGAGCGCAACGAAGATGACGTGCATCGTGCTCTGGAAGCCATTACAAAGGCTGCCGAGAGCCGCGATAACGGAAATCTTCTCGAGTGCGCTGTAGAGGCGGCTCGCGTACGTTGTTCTCTGGGTGAAATTTCCGATGCCGTCGAAAAGGTTTCCGGACGATTCCAGGCGGTTATTCATACGATTTCGGGCGTTTACTCTTCAGAGTTTACCGACAAGACAGAGCTTGATAAGGCTCGCGGCCTTGCCGATGACTTTGAGAAACTCACCGGTCGTCGTCCGAGAATCTTTGTTGCAAAAATGGGCCAGGATGGACATGACCGAGGGCAGAAGGTTATTGCTTCTTCCTTTGCAGATATGGGCTGGGATGTCGATGTCGGGCCGCTCTTCCAGACGCCTGAGGAGACGGCACAAGATGCCGTGGATAATGATGTCCACATGGTCGGGTTCAGTTCGCTCGCTGCAGGGCATAATACGCTTTTGCCACAGCTCGTTCAGGAACTCGCTAAGCGTGGAAGAGAGGATATCATGGTTGCCATCGGAGGGGTTATCCCGGTGCAGGATTATGACTGCCTATACGAAGGCGGTGCAGTCGCTATTTTTGCTCCCGGAACGAATATTCCGGAAGCCGGTATAAAACTTCTTAAGCTTCTCATCGCACGGGCTAAGGAAGAAATAGAGGAGTAA